The Rhodothermales bacterium genomic interval AAGGAGATCAACGAACTGTTGGAGCTGCGCGTAAGGCCGCGACGCAACTGCGCCCAGGTCAAGCAGAGCGCGGATGCAAAGATTGCCGATATCGACGGAAAGATCGCCTCCCTGCGCCGGATGCGGCGTGCCCTGAAGGATCTCACCAAAGCCTGTGAGGAACGAACGCCGACCACGGAG includes:
- a CDS encoding MerR family DNA-binding protein, which produces SEPPRRPSGYRDYPLETVARIVFIRRAKVLGFTLKEINELLELRVRPRRNCAQVKQSADAKIADIDGKIASLRRMRRALKDLTKACEERTPTTECPILASLSKSENR